Proteins from a genomic interval of Thunnus maccoyii chromosome 1, fThuMac1.1, whole genome shotgun sequence:
- the eva1a gene encoding protein eva-1 homolog A, translating to MSAPTTGSPNMEVKVVSQEMALLSNMLAAYTFIADQPERTALVFLGGVCVGLLVTLCAIVFQIHCRADCRYGNSKHHRQRHRNKHQRRHHSCPHHQPGDSNPDNTAVVASGGTEPAGDSESEDWDDTSDLSARRRRRFERALLHASMFTSAEELDRAQRLEERERILREIWMNGQPDISTVTQSLNRYY from the exons ATGAGCGCTCCAACGACAGGAAGCCCAAATATGGAGGTGAAGGTGGTCTCCCAGGAGATGGCCTTGCTGAGCAACATGCTGGCAGCTTACACCTTCATTGCAG aCCAACCCGAGAGGACAGCGCTGGTGTTTctgggtggtgtgtgtgttggtcttCTTGTCACACTCTGTGCCATCGTCTTCCAGATACACTGTCGAGCAGACTGCCGCTATGGCAACAGTAAGCATCATCGCCAGCGCCACAGGAACAAACATCAGCGTCGCCATCACAGCTGTCCCCACCATCAGCCCGGTGACAGTAATCCAGACAACACGGCTGTTGTTGCATCTGGAGGGACCGAGCCTGCTGGGGACAGTGAATCAGAGGACTGGGATGATACGTCTGACCTGTCGGCACGGAGACGCAGACGCTTTGAGAGAGCTCTGCTGCACGCCAGCATGTTCACATCAGCTGAGg AGCTGGACCGGGCCCAGCGGCTAGAAGAGCGGGAAAGGATTCTCCGAGAGATCTGGATGAATGGACAGCCAGACATCAGTACAGTCACTCAAAGCCTCAACAGATATTACTGA